One window from the genome of Crassostrea angulata isolate pt1a10 chromosome 2, ASM2561291v2, whole genome shotgun sequence encodes:
- the LOC128171075 gene encoding uncharacterized protein LOC128171075 → MRLFNFYGELMRSIQTKSGKWPKDIAVTKNGDIVYTDPWNFTLNIVKNTQIYDLVRLQEWKPNFVCCSSTGDFLVVMFKDNDEDAKVVRYAGSTEKQTIQFDAEGQSLFRAPDYQCGLDCTTYIAENRNLDICVADVHNQAIIVVNRAGELRFRYTGIMKPIGITTDSQGRILAADSHNNLIHILDQDGQFLRFIDNCGLDTPWTLSVDNDDKLVVLMKDIGNVKKIQYCL, encoded by the coding sequence ATGAGACTGTTCAATTTTTATGGAGAACTTATGAGGTCAATCCAAACCAAGTCCGGAAAATGGCCAAAGGACATTGCAGTGACTAAAAATGGAGATATAGTTTATACTGATCCGTGGAATTTTACTCTGAACATAgtgaaaaatacacaaatatatGACTTAGTTAGACTACAGGAATGGAAACCCAATTTTGTATGTTGTTCATCCACTGGTGACTTTCTCGTTGTTATGTTCAAAGATAATGACGAGGATGCAAAAGTTGTGCGCTACGCTGGTTCCACAGAAAAACAAACTATTCAGTTCGATGCGGAAGGCCAGTCTCTTTTTCGTGCTCCTGATTATCAATGTGGCCTCGATTGCACTACATACATAGCTGAAAATAGGAATCTAGATATTTGTGTGGCTGACGTTCATAACCAAGCAATAATTGTCGTTAATCGTGCTGGGGAGCTTAGATTTCGGTACACTGGTATCATGAAACCTATCGGCATCACTACAGACAGCCAGGGACGAATCTTGGCAGCAGACAGTCACAACAATcttatccacatcctggatcaagACGGGCAGTTCCTTCGCTTCATTGATAATTGTGGATTAGATACTCCATGGACTTTAAGTGTGGACAATGACGATAAACTAGTGGTGTTGATGAAAGACATTGGTAATGTGAAGAAGATCCAATACTGTCTGTAA
- the LOC128173492 gene encoding uncharacterized protein LOC128173492, with protein MKMDPNRSGQDVLRCHLCETPIPSMYCDICNIQLCKACVGEHVSDDFQKHSVVLFKKRGSTPKCPKHASKICELHCAECNNSICAICVSSGEHEQHKKVDMLEYFENKKGESQIDLEELEEAIFSQYQKIASNILSQKSDLLKNSQKLKATIDKNGEEWHKAIDNLIKNLKIIIDEMDSRHNAVLNKQESDTERRISEIKQVIYEQKKLMESYDVGLVFAYKSKNNEFRELPPKITVSLPTFTPHQINTEKMYEQFGFLTALSIKDDENGCTTPVDDAIPPSARPLIDKAKILTAVTTDYVVHDSFVSVCCLRDDEVWTSSHNNILKLYNLNGKLLKSIKTRPWFIPCGIALTGCSNVVFGDSFNGSLNIVKDTQIWEVIRLQGWTPHGVCSTSSDDLLVIMVTNDRQEKVVRYSGFAEKQSIQFDDKNQPLYSGSRINYFPKCITENRNLDICVADCEAGAVVVVNQAGKLRFRYTGPKSYVLDVFRPFGITSDSQSRILISDYYNHNIHVVDKDGHFLRYINNCELRSPRGLCVDSNDNLIVVEYDTGKIKKINYND; from the coding sequence ATGAAAATGGACCCAAATCGCAGTGGACAAGACGTCTTACGATGTCATCTGTGTGAGACACCTATTCCTTCTATGTACTGTGATATTTGTAACATACAGCTCTGTAAAGCATGTGTTGGGGAACATGTATCGGATGATTTCCAAAAACACTCAGTGGTGCTATTCAAAAAGCGCGGATCTACTCCAAAATGCCCAAAGCATGCCTCAAAAATATGTGAACTTCACTGTGCAGAGTGTAATAATTCAATATGTGCGATTTGTGTTTCCTCTGGTGAACATGAACAGCACAAAAAAGTTGACAtgttagaatattttgaaaataaaaaaggagaAAGTCAAATCGATCTTGAAGAACTGGAGGAAGCAATTTTTTCTCAATATCAAAAGATTGCAAGCAACATTCTAAGTCAAAAATCTGATCTTCTGAAAAACTCTCAAAAGTTAAAAGCAACAATTGACAAAAATGGAGAAGAATGGCATAAAGCAATCGATAACcttattaagaatttaaaaatcatcatcGATGAAATGGACTCCAGGCACAATGCTGTTCTAAATAAACAAGAATCAGATACTGAACGAAGAATTTCAGAAATCAAGCAGGTCatatatgaacagaaaaaaCTTATGGAGTCGTACGATGTTGGCCTTGTATTTGCATACAAATCCAAGAATAATGAATTCAGAGAATTGCCTCCAAAAATAACAGTTTCCTTACCAACATTTACACCACATCAGATCAACACGGAAAAGATGTATGAACAGTTTGGGTTTCTAACAGCATTATCAATAAAAGATGACGAAAATGGCTGTACTACTCCTGTAGATGATGCCATACCTCCATCTGCTAGACCATTGATTGATAAAGCAAAGATTCTTACAGCAGTAACCACTGATTATGTTGTCCATGATTCGTTTGTGAGCGTTTGTTGTCTTCGCGATGATGAAGTTTGGACAAGTAGCcataacaacattttaaaactgtaCAATCTAAATGGAAAATTATTAAAGTCAATCAAAACAAGACCGTGGTTCATTCCATGTGGTATAGCGTTGACAGGTTGCAGTAATGTTGTTTTTGGCGATTCCTTTAATGGATCGTTGAACATTGTGAAGGACACACAAATATGGGAAGTAATAAGACTACAGGGATGGACACCACATGGTGTCTGTAGTACGTCCTCTGATGACTTACTCGTTATCATGGTCACTAATGATCGACAAGAAAAAGTCGTGCGTTACTCTGGATTCGCTGAAAAACAAAGCATTCAGTTTGATGACAAAAATCAACCGCTCTATTCAGGAAGCAGAATCAATTATTTCCCTAAATGTATCACTGAGAACAGGAACTTGGATATTTGTGTAGCTGATTGTGAAGccggtgcagtagtggtggtcaaccAAGCCGGTAAACTCCGATTCCGTTACACTGGTCCCAAATCTTATGTTTTGGACGTTTTTCGACCATTTGGAATCACTTCTGACAGCCAAAGTCGGATCCTGATATCTGATTACTATAACCACAATATTCACGTCGTTGACAAGGACGGACACTTCCTTCGCTACATAAACAACTGCGAATTGAGGAGTCCAAGGGGTTTATGTGTAGACAGCAACGATAATCTCATTGTAGTGGAATATGATACag